A genomic segment from Paenibacillus sp. FSL K6-1096 encodes:
- a CDS encoding extracellular solute-binding protein yields the protein MGGKSKATFKLSLVALLSLSFALSGCGGNNNTKGQAESTKAPETASSNTPGKVEPFTVSVFLGTAGQQPTPDNKIYKMIKEETGASFDMEFLAGDINQKLGVMIAGQDYPDLMTGNTKLTAAGAYIPLEDLIEEHAPNLKKHYADYWNMMKDPNDGHIYILPNYGVYNGKVNSSWYSGPAFWIQKAVLKEFNYPQVKTLDEYFDLIEKYKEKYPKIDGSPTIGFEILNYDWKNWGLFNAPQHLIGHPNDGGVVVKDGVAEVFADKDYAKRYYQKLNEMNAKGLIDKETFVQNYDQYMAKLSSGTVLGMFDQHWNFNAAEDSLTTQNKIERTYVGLPLVYDTSIKDHYRDLAVLNLNNGFGISVNAKDPVKIIKLLDTLMDEKWQKLFSWGVEGEDYIVENGRFMRTQEQRDNAADATWQLANKAKAIFEYLPKTEGSFSDGNSTDAAAQPEEYKAGLKPYDKEVLDAYGFDSYVDFFSDPPPNEVYYPAWSIDLIEGSDAKIASTKLSDLQTKFLPKAILADPADFDSVWTDYTEQIKKANVKAYEDKINEQIKWRIDNWSK from the coding sequence ATGGGGGGCAAGTCGAAAGCAACATTCAAGCTATCCCTGGTTGCTCTGTTATCCCTAAGCTTCGCATTGTCAGGCTGCGGGGGCAACAACAATACGAAAGGACAGGCTGAGAGTACCAAAGCTCCAGAGACTGCTTCGTCTAACACGCCAGGAAAGGTGGAACCTTTCACCGTCAGCGTATTCCTGGGGACAGCAGGACAACAGCCTACACCAGACAACAAGATCTACAAGATGATCAAAGAAGAGACCGGAGCCAGCTTCGACATGGAGTTTCTGGCAGGCGACATTAACCAGAAGCTGGGCGTTATGATTGCCGGCCAGGACTATCCGGATCTGATGACCGGGAATACGAAGCTTACAGCAGCAGGAGCCTATATCCCGCTGGAAGACCTGATTGAAGAGCATGCGCCTAACCTGAAGAAGCATTACGCTGATTACTGGAACATGATGAAGGACCCGAATGACGGACATATCTATATCCTGCCTAACTATGGTGTCTATAACGGTAAGGTCAACAGTTCGTGGTACTCCGGCCCGGCCTTCTGGATTCAAAAGGCGGTGCTGAAGGAGTTCAATTATCCGCAGGTAAAGACGCTGGATGAATACTTTGATCTGATTGAGAAATATAAAGAGAAATATCCGAAGATTGACGGAAGCCCGACGATCGGGTTCGAAATTCTGAACTATGACTGGAAGAACTGGGGGCTGTTCAACGCTCCGCAGCATCTGATCGGCCATCCGAATGACGGCGGTGTGGTTGTCAAAGACGGCGTTGCCGAAGTGTTTGCCGACAAGGATTATGCGAAGCGGTACTACCAGAAGCTGAATGAAATGAACGCCAAGGGCCTGATCGATAAAGAAACCTTCGTCCAGAACTATGACCAGTATATGGCGAAGCTGTCCAGCGGTACCGTTCTCGGGATGTTCGACCAGCACTGGAACTTCAATGCGGCCGAGGATTCCCTGACGACCCAGAACAAAATTGAACGTACTTATGTCGGCCTTCCGCTGGTCTATGATACATCCATTAAGGATCACTACCGCGACCTGGCTGTGCTGAACCTTAACAACGGCTTCGGCATCAGCGTCAACGCCAAAGATCCGGTGAAGATCATCAAGCTGCTTGATACGCTGATGGATGAGAAGTGGCAGAAGCTGTTCTCCTGGGGTGTAGAAGGCGAGGATTACATCGTTGAGAACGGCAGATTCATGAGAACCCAGGAGCAGCGTGACAATGCAGCCGATGCCACCTGGCAGCTGGCCAACAAGGCCAAAGCGATCTTTGAATATCTGCCCAAGACCGAAGGAAGCTTCAGCGACGGTAACTCCACAGATGCCGCTGCCCAGCCTGAGGAGTACAAAGCCGGCCTGAAGCCGTATGACAAGGAAGTGCTGGATGCCTATGGCTTTGATTCCTACGTGGACTTCTTCAGTGATCCGCCACCAAACGAAGTCTATTATCCTGCCTGGTCCATCGACCTGATTGAAGGCTCGGATGCCAAAATCGCCAGCACCAAGCTGAGTGATCTGCAGACCAAGTTCCTGCCGAAAGCCATTCTTGCCGATCCGGCTGACTTCGATTCCGTATGGACCGATTATACCGAACAGATCAAGAAGGCGAATGTAAAGGCTTACGAAGACAAGATCAATGAGCAGATCAAGTGGAGAATTGATAATTGGAGTAAATAA
- a CDS encoding response regulator yields MKYKVLLIDDEPSALEGMEMWIDWQELGFELCGTCGNGREGLKLMKQLQPDLVITDINMPLMNGLEMIGEWRQESIHPVKFVILSGYSEFEYARTAISYGINHYLLKPVFPEEAAEELREIHQELEQETNRRLIHETASGEEAATLIRSLLYGKKEDPELIDLLETLPGFRETAAWNICLIQTVPELYAEVRGRTASLLAGHQAAVAIDLEAGILGIAYGIKAGSGEDSRISEVLQTLLQEYGGSRMHIAVGAPEGSLLSIEESYNSAKETLLHFFYAPESAGILSYSGVKGQPFRYHYDHIGLMDALLDAVNLLDAGGYRKALEEAERSFREQQVAPEVVRKLVIHLLYRIFALAPGADPSGGEQGAPSGIAPEIQQAMTPLSGLLSRLLSCGERAIELLVREQNQKSHGIIREINQYIGEHYHESLSIQKLAEVFFLHPVYLGQLLIKKNGRTFNEQLHHLRIQAAAVLLRESRLKLSEIAERVGYVNYGQFLKRFEKEMHMGPNEYRHAKF; encoded by the coding sequence ATGAAATACAAAGTGCTGCTGATTGATGACGAGCCGAGCGCCCTTGAGGGCATGGAGATGTGGATTGACTGGCAGGAGCTGGGCTTCGAGCTGTGCGGAACCTGCGGCAATGGCCGGGAAGGGCTGAAATTGATGAAGCAGCTCCAGCCGGATCTGGTCATCACCGATATTAACATGCCGCTCATGAACGGGCTGGAGATGATCGGGGAATGGCGGCAGGAGAGCATACATCCGGTGAAGTTCGTCATTTTGAGCGGTTACAGTGAATTTGAATATGCCCGGACAGCGATCAGCTACGGAATCAATCATTACCTGCTGAAGCCTGTGTTTCCGGAGGAAGCCGCCGAGGAATTGCGGGAAATTCATCAGGAGCTGGAGCAGGAGACGAACCGCCGGCTGATCCACGAGACCGCCTCGGGAGAAGAGGCAGCCACACTAATCAGAAGCCTGTTGTACGGTAAAAAGGAAGATCCCGAGTTGATCGATCTGCTGGAGACGCTGCCCGGCTTCCGTGAGACCGCCGCCTGGAATATCTGCCTCATCCAGACGGTTCCCGAGCTGTACGCAGAGGTGCGGGGAAGAACCGCCTCATTGCTGGCCGGACATCAGGCTGCGGTGGCGATCGATCTGGAGGCAGGGATTCTCGGGATTGCTTACGGAATAAAGGCAGGCAGTGGAGAAGACAGCAGGATCTCGGAAGTGCTGCAGACCCTGCTGCAGGAATATGGCGGCAGCCGGATGCACATCGCTGTGGGCGCGCCGGAGGGCTCGCTGCTGAGCATTGAGGAGAGCTACAACAGTGCTAAGGAGACGCTCCTGCATTTCTTCTATGCCCCGGAATCTGCGGGCATCCTGTCCTACAGCGGGGTGAAGGGCCAGCCCTTCCGCTATCACTATGACCATATCGGGCTGATGGATGCTCTGCTGGATGCGGTCAATCTGCTGGATGCGGGCGGCTACCGTAAGGCGCTGGAGGAAGCGGAGCGCAGCTTCCGGGAGCAGCAGGTGGCGCCGGAGGTTGTACGGAAGCTGGTGATCCATCTTCTGTACCGGATCTTCGCGCTTGCGCCCGGTGCTGATCCCTCCGGCGGGGAGCAGGGGGCGCCTTCCGGCATCGCCCCGGAGATTCAACAGGCGATGACCCCGCTCTCCGGGCTGCTCAGCCGTCTGCTGTCCTGCGGCGAGCGGGCCATCGAGCTCCTGGTGCGTGAACAGAATCAGAAGTCGCACGGCATTATCCGCGAGATCAACCAGTATATCGGCGAGCATTATCATGAGAGCCTGAGCATTCAGAAACTGGCGGAGGTCTTCTTCCTGCACCCTGTATATCTGGGTCAATTATTAATCAAAAAGAACGGCAGGACCTTCAATGAGCAGCTCCATCATCTGCGGATTCAGGCGGCGGCTGTGCTCCTGCGCGAGAGCAGGCTCAAGCTCTCAGAGATTGCCGAACGGGTAGGTTATGTCAATTACGGGCAGTTTCTGAAACGGTTCGAGAAGGAGATGCACATGGGACCGAATGAGTACCGGCATGCAAAGTTCTAA
- a CDS encoding histidine kinase: protein MKTKRFKFGTFINDIPLSYKFYLIYIVGVLLPIMVLNLVFLERITDLIKSREQQNLEISMERARKDIHDFIEGGVSVGYTLAADKNLYEMLDRIYENSIEFYSTFNEQLRDRMNSYMPVNNQLERISIYTNNQTVVSGGNYQVMNEKVWTSDWYRQAKKAETQVFVAAYRTSENQYLSTSTPALSVIETMDNYRNLNKFEKVLRIDLDLSQIYDIIVREKDYLSLYLLNGENKIVMSADSGYQHVTDNPYPVFTQWGDSQGESEDVRVMAVGTANYLKGWKLVGITQGERISQAILDIRLYAAGLATTLTLLTSGFIYMMLRSYNYRVKRLSRHMQKVTNEKFELIAIDEGRDEIGGLIRTFNRMTSRIHSLINDVYKLEIQSKNLEMERVRAELNFLQSQMNPHFLFNTLNAILVVCTKNKYNDVTDIVKSLSKLLRRLLSWKEDLVTVREEITFIDMYLKIEKFRFRDKFDYTFEIDEQSLNYKIPKLSMQPLVENSCKHGLQTIEGLGIIRVATAIVDNRLQITVSDNGKGIGPDKLKELMFAVRQEDYSGANIGIRNVYRRLELYYADQVRFDISSTPDQGTVVTFGIPLKLLEQNHSNESEV, encoded by the coding sequence ATGAAGACCAAACGTTTCAAATTCGGGACCTTTATCAATGATATTCCGCTGAGCTACAAATTCTACCTGATCTACATCGTGGGGGTGCTCCTGCCGATCATGGTGCTGAATCTGGTATTTCTGGAACGGATCACGGATCTCATCAAGTCAAGAGAACAGCAGAATCTGGAGATATCGATGGAGCGTGCGCGCAAGGACATCCATGATTTCATAGAGGGCGGGGTGTCTGTCGGCTACACGCTGGCTGCGGATAAGAACCTGTATGAGATGCTGGACCGGATCTACGAGAATTCTATCGAATTCTACAGCACGTTCAACGAGCAGCTTAGAGACCGGATGAACAGCTATATGCCGGTGAACAACCAGCTGGAGCGGATCAGCATCTACACCAACAACCAGACCGTTGTCTCCGGCGGGAACTATCAGGTGATGAACGAGAAGGTATGGACCAGTGACTGGTACCGGCAGGCGAAGAAGGCAGAGACCCAGGTGTTTGTGGCCGCTTACCGGACGAGCGAGAACCAGTATCTGTCCACCTCTACCCCTGCGCTAAGTGTTATAGAGACGATGGATAATTACCGGAATCTGAACAAGTTCGAGAAGGTGCTGCGGATCGACCTGGACCTGAGCCAGATCTATGACATCATTGTCCGGGAAAAAGATTACCTCAGCCTCTATCTTCTCAACGGGGAGAACAAGATTGTGATGTCGGCGGACAGCGGCTACCAGCATGTCACGGATAATCCGTATCCGGTATTCACCCAGTGGGGCGACAGCCAGGGCGAGAGTGAAGATGTCCGGGTTATGGCTGTAGGGACGGCGAACTATCTCAAGGGCTGGAAGCTGGTCGGGATCACGCAGGGAGAGCGCATCTCCCAGGCGATTCTCGATATCCGGCTGTATGCGGCCGGGCTGGCTACTACGCTTACACTGCTGACCAGCGGGTTCATCTATATGATGCTGCGGTCCTACAACTACCGGGTGAAGCGCCTGTCCCGCCATATGCAGAAGGTAACTAATGAGAAGTTCGAGCTGATTGCGATTGATGAGGGCCGGGACGAGATCGGCGGCCTGATCCGCACCTTCAACCGGATGACCTCCCGTATCCATTCGCTGATTAATGATGTGTACAAGCTGGAGATTCAGAGCAAGAATCTGGAGATGGAGCGCGTCAGGGCGGAGCTGAACTTCCTGCAGAGCCAGATGAACCCGCATTTCCTGTTCAACACGCTGAATGCCATTCTGGTGGTCTGCACCAAGAACAAATATAACGATGTCACCGATATTGTCAAAAGCCTGTCAAAGCTGCTGCGCCGGCTGCTGAGCTGGAAGGAGGACCTGGTGACCGTTCGCGAGGAGATCACCTTCATCGACATGTACCTCAAGATTGAGAAATTCAGGTTCAGGGACAAATTCGATTATACGTTCGAGATTGACGAGCAGTCACTGAATTATAAAATTCCGAAGCTGAGCATGCAGCCGCTGGTGGAGAACTCCTGCAAGCATGGCTTGCAGACTATTGAGGGACTGGGCATTATCCGGGTAGCCACGGCGATTGTGGACAACCGGCTGCAGATTACCGTATCAGACAACGGCAAAGGCATCGGGCCGGATAAGCTGAAGGAATTGATGTTTGCCGTCCGCCAGGAGGACTACTCCGGGGCCAATATCGGCATCCGCAATGTGTACCGCAGGCTGGAGCTGTATTATGCGGATCAGGTCCGCTTTGACATCTCCAGTACACCGGACCAGGGAACCGTAGTGACCTTCGGCATTCCCCTTAAGCTGCTTGAGCAGAACCACTCCAATGAAAGCGAGGTATAA
- a CDS encoding response regulator transcription factor, with product MLKVMIVDDEPWVLEGLRTMVDWEKSGFEVCAEALSAGDALRLVREHQPDLLLTDINLPVMSGLELIAAVKEEMDPPPRFVILSGYDNFSYARTALRHKVDGYLLKPADDEEMEALLAKISGIIQNETASRAEERKKHNFLVHSLINRLIQGEWNSELEQAAHSVLGLTPDTELQCILAAAISGTAGLNGMDTEGLPEQLGLMFQDPAGRAGLIVRCAGLSSEALEAAALQIQKVQSQKLGVPVAVMISGRRTGARAIQELYAQTLEVWGLKYRKEKGGIFYFNDLRTTCRSRDFTEGHFVQVPDKVKEGVPARIQEAIREAFAAMTAKRVNIDAAQAEVAHLEMTLCRSISELQGDPDRIMCAMHKEYGNLGGLTDYYKLSLYVDRLCLETAAYLAELRASNEGNTIYNVIQYVDLEFRSKLQLQDLAKQFHMNSAYLGQLFRKETGRSFSDYLNDKRIETAKGLLKRTQLKVSDIALQVGFSNTDYFIDKFKNKVGVSPSVYKNAHMNKQL from the coding sequence ATGCTGAAAGTCATGATTGTAGACGATGAACCCTGGGTTCTGGAAGGGCTCAGAACGATGGTGGACTGGGAGAAGTCGGGGTTCGAGGTGTGTGCCGAAGCACTTAGCGCCGGGGATGCCCTGCGGCTGGTCCGCGAGCATCAGCCGGACCTGCTGCTTACAGATATTAACCTGCCGGTGATGAGCGGTCTGGAGCTGATTGCTGCGGTGAAGGAAGAGATGGACCCTCCGCCAAGATTCGTGATCCTGAGCGGGTATGACAACTTCAGCTATGCCCGGACGGCGCTGCGTCATAAGGTCGACGGCTACCTGCTAAAGCCGGCAGACGATGAGGAGATGGAGGCGCTGCTGGCGAAGATCAGCGGTATTATCCAAAATGAAACCGCTTCCAGAGCAGAGGAGCGCAAGAAGCACAACTTCCTGGTCCATAGCCTGATCAACCGGCTGATTCAGGGGGAATGGAACAGTGAGCTGGAGCAGGCCGCCCACAGCGTTCTGGGGCTTACGCCGGATACGGAGCTGCAGTGTATCCTTGCTGCGGCCATCTCAGGTACGGCAGGGCTGAACGGCATGGATACCGAAGGGCTTCCCGAGCAGCTTGGGCTTATGTTTCAGGACCCGGCCGGAAGAGCAGGGCTGATTGTCCGCTGTGCCGGACTGTCCTCCGAAGCACTTGAGGCGGCTGCCCTTCAAATTCAGAAGGTGCAGTCGCAGAAGCTGGGGGTACCGGTGGCGGTGATGATCAGCGGAAGGCGGACAGGGGCTCGTGCTATTCAGGAGTTATATGCCCAGACGCTTGAGGTCTGGGGCCTGAAGTACCGGAAGGAGAAGGGCGGAATCTTCTACTTCAATGATCTTAGAACAACCTGCCGGAGCCGCGATTTCACGGAGGGGCATTTCGTCCAGGTGCCGGATAAGGTGAAGGAAGGCGTTCCCGCGCGGATTCAGGAAGCTATCCGGGAAGCCTTCGCGGCGATGACAGCCAAGAGAGTGAATATTGATGCCGCCCAGGCCGAGGTAGCCCATCTGGAGATGACCTTATGCCGGAGCATCTCGGAGCTGCAGGGAGACCCGGACCGGATCATGTGCGCGATGCACAAGGAGTACGGCAATTTGGGCGGACTCACGGATTATTATAAGCTCAGCTTGTATGTGGACCGGCTCTGCCTGGAGACAGCGGCTTACCTTGCCGAGCTGCGGGCCAGTAACGAAGGGAACACCATCTACAACGTGATCCAGTATGTGGACCTTGAATTCCGCAGCAAGCTGCAGCTTCAGGATCTAGCCAAGCAGTTCCATATGAATTCGGCCTATCTGGGCCAGCTGTTCCGCAAGGAGACCGGCCGCAGCTTCAGCGATTATCTGAATGACAAGCGGATCGAGACGGCCAAGGGCCTGCTCAAGCGAACCCAGCTCAAAGTATCGGATATTGCGCTGCAGGTGGGCTTTTCCAATACGGATTATTTCATCGACAAGTTCAAGAACAAGGTTGGCGTCTCTCCTTCGGTGTACAAAAACGCCCATATGAACAAGCAGCTCTAA
- a CDS encoding ADP-ribosylglycohydrolase family protein: MAGWERLQETVRFELQQRIEEGCQPGSLAEKLDAAGNDEAKLMEVYRELMALPVDASFPYQEPSELEAIRQLRPEGPRKLAVDWTPDQWRDRFYGAWLGRSVGCALGKPLEYWDYLYGKDGRPGWENIELWFRGADAWPIKGYTPEFSTAREEYGLGLSDWSFTSTREKISYMESDDDIRYTVLGLLLLEQKGLNWDSWDIGKLWHGHLTYSQVCTAETQSYMNFAQETSHLHGEKPADWPLRQERVRMHLNPYREWIGAAIRADGLAYGAAGHPELAAELGWRDASFSHVKNGIYGEMFNAAMISAAFAGLSNEEIVEVGLSEIPSTSRLARDVLRGVELAQQAGTQRELVSLLWDEFSHYDPVHTNNNAAIVAASLIYGGNDFEKAVVTSVAAGMDTDCNGATVGSIMGAKLGAAKLPVNWTAPLNDTLYADLPGFHPIAISEVAERSYQVFLKLRGELGE, from the coding sequence ATGGCTGGCTGGGAACGTCTGCAGGAGACGGTCAGGTTCGAGCTGCAGCAGCGGATTGAGGAAGGCTGCCAGCCGGGCAGTCTGGCGGAGAAGCTGGATGCGGCCGGGAATGATGAAGCTAAGCTGATGGAGGTCTACCGGGAGCTGATGGCGCTTCCGGTGGACGCAAGCTTCCCTTACCAGGAGCCGTCGGAGCTGGAAGCGATTCGGCAGCTCCGCCCGGAGGGTCCGCGTAAGCTGGCGGTGGACTGGACGCCGGACCAGTGGCGGGACCGGTTCTACGGCGCGTGGCTCGGCCGCAGTGTCGGCTGTGCGCTGGGCAAGCCGCTGGAATACTGGGATTACCTGTACGGGAAGGATGGCCGCCCCGGCTGGGAGAACATTGAGCTATGGTTCCGTGGCGCGGACGCTTGGCCGATCAAAGGATATACTCCGGAGTTCTCAACAGCCCGGGAGGAATACGGGCTCGGCTTAAGCGACTGGTCATTCACCAGTACACGCGAGAAGATTAGCTACATGGAGAGCGATGACGATATCCGCTATACCGTGCTGGGTCTGCTCCTGCTGGAGCAGAAAGGGCTGAACTGGGATTCCTGGGACATAGGCAAGCTGTGGCATGGGCATCTGACCTACAGTCAGGTATGTACGGCGGAAACGCAGAGCTATATGAACTTTGCCCAGGAGACCTCCCATCTGCATGGCGAGAAGCCGGCGGATTGGCCGTTGCGCCAGGAGCGGGTGCGGATGCACCTCAATCCGTACCGGGAATGGATCGGCGCGGCGATCCGTGCGGACGGGCTGGCCTATGGGGCAGCCGGACATCCTGAGCTGGCGGCGGAGCTGGGCTGGCGGGATGCCTCGTTCTCGCATGTGAAGAACGGGATCTATGGCGAAATGTTCAATGCTGCGATGATCTCGGCGGCCTTCGCGGGCCTTAGCAACGAAGAGATTGTAGAGGTCGGGCTAAGTGAGATTCCTTCAACCAGCAGACTGGCCCGGGATGTACTGCGGGGAGTGGAGCTTGCCCAGCAGGCAGGCACGCAGCGGGAGCTGGTCAGCCTGTTATGGGACGAGTTCAGCCATTATGACCCGGTGCATACGAACAACAACGCCGCCATCGTGGCCGCTTCGCTGATCTACGGCGGCAATGATTTCGAGAAAGCCGTTGTCACCTCGGTTGCGGCCGGGATGGACACGGACTGCAACGGCGCAACTGTCGGCTCAATTATGGGCGCGAAGCTGGGTGCAGCCAAGCTGCCCGTGAACTGGACCGCACCGCTGAATGACACGCTGTATGCGGACCTGCCGGGCTTCCACCCGATCGCGATCTCCGAGGTCGCGGAGCGGAGCTATCAGGTGTTCCTGAAGCTGCGTGGGGAGCTGGGGGAGTAG
- a CDS encoding nucleoside hydrolase, whose protein sequence is MPTPTPILIDCDPGHDDAIAILLALAHPEQLDIRGITTVGGNQILDKITDNALKILSFVNADIPVAKGAAQPLLGKLVTGEEAHGESGMDGPALPASKFKPVEQGAVEFMLDIIRSSEEKITLVPTAPLTNIALLITAYPEVKERIEKISLMGGGLAYGNVTRTAEFNIYVDPEAARIVFESGIPIVMSGLDVTDKAAIFEEEIEELKTRGPVSVMVGELLDFYSIYGKKMGFVGNALHDPCAIAWLLHPELFESENLYVTVETEGKLTRGMTVADRRKKPDQPANTEVLLGVDREAFIKLLFDSLDRLDRQLESPAGEA, encoded by the coding sequence ATGCCAACACCTACACCTATTCTGATTGACTGCGATCCGGGGCATGATGATGCGATTGCCATTCTGCTTGCGCTGGCTCATCCGGAGCAACTGGACATCCGGGGCATTACCACGGTCGGAGGCAACCAGATTCTTGATAAAATCACAGACAATGCACTCAAGATCCTCAGCTTTGTGAACGCCGATATTCCGGTAGCCAAGGGAGCGGCGCAGCCGCTGCTCGGCAAGCTGGTCACCGGAGAGGAAGCCCACGGCGAGTCAGGCATGGACGGTCCTGCGCTTCCGGCGAGCAAGTTCAAGCCCGTAGAGCAGGGAGCGGTAGAGTTCATGCTGGACATTATCCGCTCCTCCGAAGAGAAGATTACCCTGGTGCCTACTGCACCGCTGACGAATATTGCCCTACTGATTACGGCATACCCTGAAGTGAAGGAACGCATTGAGAAAATCTCCCTGATGGGCGGCGGGCTGGCTTACGGTAACGTGACCCGGACGGCGGAGTTCAATATTTATGTAGACCCGGAGGCGGCAAGGATCGTCTTCGAATCCGGGATACCGATTGTAATGAGCGGATTGGATGTGACGGATAAGGCGGCAATTTTTGAAGAGGAGATTGAGGAGCTGAAGACGCGCGGGCCTGTATCCGTCATGGTTGGCGAGCTGCTTGATTTCTACTCCATCTATGGCAAAAAGATGGGCTTTGTCGGCAACGCCCTGCATGACCCGTGCGCCATTGCCTGGCTGCTGCACCCGGAGCTGTTTGAATCGGAGAACCTGTATGTGACAGTGGAGACCGAAGGCAAGCTGACCCGGGGCATGACCGTGGCCGACCGGCGCAAAAAGCCGGACCAGCCGGCTAATACGGAAGTACTGCTCGGTGTAGACCGCGAAGCCTTCATTAAGCTGCTATTCGATTCGTTGGACCGGTTAGACCGGCAGTTGGAGTCGCCGGCGGGAGAAGCTTAG